A single region of the Chryseobacterium sp. 6424 genome encodes:
- a CDS encoding TSUP family transporter, which produces MDTYLILVLFSVVAFLYASVGHGGASGYIALMAIFAFPQNEIKTNALFLNLFVSFVSFTQFFKKDDFPYKLFFILVAFSIPMAFLGGIWTLHDRIYKVILGLILLIPIAKFLGIFPKTQFSVKQNLPILIILGLGIGLLSGLLGIGGGIILSPILILLGWCTVKQTAAVSAIFIFVNSLAGLLGKSFSTIQFSENITQILIFTVIGGILGGFFGAKKFKVQWIQYTLALVLIIACFKLFTT; this is translated from the coding sequence ATGGATACTTATCTAATCTTAGTCCTTTTCTCGGTAGTGGCGTTTCTGTACGCTTCAGTTGGCCACGGTGGAGCTAGCGGCTACATTGCTCTGATGGCCATTTTTGCATTCCCTCAAAATGAAATAAAAACAAATGCGCTTTTTTTAAACCTGTTTGTTTCTTTTGTTTCATTCACGCAGTTTTTCAAGAAAGACGATTTCCCTTATAAACTGTTTTTCATCCTGGTCGCATTTTCTATTCCTATGGCCTTCTTAGGTGGCATTTGGACATTGCACGACCGTATCTACAAGGTGATCCTGGGACTTATATTATTGATACCGATAGCCAAATTTTTGGGGATTTTCCCGAAAACACAATTTTCTGTCAAACAAAATCTGCCTATACTGATCATTTTGGGCTTGGGCATCGGCTTACTCTCAGGTCTATTGGGCATCGGTGGCGGAATTATTTTAAGCCCAATCTTAATTCTTTTAGGTTGGTGTACTGTAAAACAAACTGCGGCAGTAAGTGCTATTTTCATCTTTGTAAATTCATTGGCAGGATTATTGGGTAAAAGTTTCTCTACCATACAGTTTTCCGAAAACATTACACAGATCCTTATCTTCACCGTCATTGGCGGTATCTTAGGCGGCTTTTTCGGGGCCAAAAAATTCAAAGTGCAGTGGATTCAGTATACACTTGCGCTGGTGCTTATCATCGCTTGCTTTAAACTTTTCACCACATAA
- a CDS encoding molybdenum cofactor guanylyltransferase, which translates to MKTYILSGGKSSRMGTDKGLVLLHQKPLVSYLIETLQNIAQEIKIIAHEPGYLNFNLPVIQDYYPEKGPLGGIFTALRDAKSDCLVISVDTPFISANHFIKMMEAHQENQLTLAFSDTKMYPLFGIYPHQIITQVEKSIQQNKLKLMDFLDGNSYQKVDFNFSMLEKMNINTFEELKTAEKILENGN; encoded by the coding sequence ATGAAAACCTATATTCTTTCGGGCGGGAAAAGTTCACGGATGGGTACCGACAAAGGACTGGTGCTTCTTCATCAAAAACCTTTGGTTTCTTATTTAATAGAGACGCTGCAAAACATTGCTCAAGAAATAAAGATCATAGCGCACGAGCCTGGATATTTGAACTTTAACCTGCCGGTGATCCAAGATTACTATCCTGAAAAAGGACCGCTGGGGGGTATCTTTACCGCTTTGAGAGATGCGAAATCCGATTGCCTGGTCATCAGTGTAGATACGCCTTTTATTTCTGCAAACCATTTTATTAAAATGATGGAAGCTCATCAGGAAAACCAACTTACACTGGCGTTTTCAGACACCAAGATGTATCCGCTATTCGGCATTTATCCTCATCAGATTATTACACAGGTTGAAAAAAGCATACAGCAGAACAAGTTGAAATTGATGGACTTTTTAGATGGAAACAGCTATCAAAAGGTTGACTTCAACTTTTCGATGTTAGAGAAAATGAATATCAATACCTTTGAAGAATTAAAAACGGCAGAAAAAATACTTGAAAATGGAAATTAA
- a CDS encoding MoaD/ThiS family protein produces the protein MEIKTFGKISEIVNKKLELVFPISFTELKTAIEEQFPALKTLHYKIAINDELISEEDHIITQPQSIVIMPPFSGG, from the coding sequence ATGGAAATTAAAACTTTCGGCAAAATTTCAGAGATTGTAAATAAAAAACTGGAACTGGTATTTCCTATAAGCTTTACAGAACTTAAAACAGCAATAGAAGAGCAGTTCCCAGCGCTGAAAACGCTGCATTACAAAATAGCCATCAACGACGAACTGATTTCTGAAGAAGATCACATCATCACACAACCGCAATCTATCGTAATAATGCCCCCATTCTCTGGCGGATAA
- a CDS encoding HesA/MoeB/ThiF family protein codes for MQRYSRQIILPNFGAEAQSHLLNSKVLVVGAGGLGIPVLQYLAAAGVGKLGIADGDVIEISNLQRQVLYNETEIGKNKARTAGEKIAKLNSAIKLEVYDYFIDQASVFTLIEGYDVVVDCTDHFSIRYLLNDACSLLKKPLVYASIFQFEAQVSVFHYGDVPYNLRDVFPEIPDDKSVPNCNEAGVIGTLAGITGSLQASEVIKIITKIGIVNSGRMLLFNSLSNQITQLSISKNSKIFLPNSKDEILQKNYGFFCTNAISLKKLSDLEAALRQESAVLIDVREKNELPKISTLSTLEIPLSELSDKIDVLQQFDTLVFICKSGVRSRKALDEISGILPLKQLYHCENGINIFEDEKKFC; via the coding sequence ATGCAAAGATATTCCAGACAGATTATTCTGCCAAACTTCGGTGCTGAAGCTCAAAGTCACTTGTTAAACAGCAAAGTGCTGGTGGTGGGAGCAGGGGGGTTGGGCATTCCTGTATTACAATACCTTGCAGCTGCAGGCGTCGGGAAATTGGGAATTGCGGATGGCGATGTAATAGAAATCAGCAATTTGCAAAGACAAGTACTTTATAATGAAACTGAAATAGGTAAAAATAAAGCTCGTACAGCCGGGGAGAAAATTGCAAAATTAAATTCCGCGATCAAACTGGAGGTTTATGATTATTTCATAGATCAAGCTTCTGTTTTCACCCTCATTGAAGGCTATGATGTGGTAGTAGATTGTACGGATCATTTTTCAATCCGGTATCTGCTGAATGATGCATGCTCTCTACTAAAAAAACCATTGGTGTATGCTTCTATCTTTCAATTCGAAGCACAGGTCTCCGTATTTCATTACGGCGACGTTCCTTATAATCTTCGCGATGTTTTTCCGGAAATCCCTGATGACAAATCAGTCCCTAACTGTAACGAAGCCGGTGTTATCGGTACCTTAGCAGGGATTACAGGAAGTTTGCAAGCAAGTGAAGTCATCAAAATAATCACCAAAATCGGGATAGTCAATAGCGGAAGAATGCTGTTATTCAACAGTTTGAGCAATCAAATCACCCAACTTTCCATTTCGAAGAACAGCAAGATTTTTCTGCCAAATTCTAAAGACGAAATCCTTCAAAAAAACTATGGATTTTTTTGTACCAACGCCATCTCTTTGAAAAAACTAAGCGATCTGGAAGCCGCTTTAAGGCAAGAAAGTGCTGTTTTGATTGATGTTCGGGAGAAGAACGAATTACCGAAAATATCTACCCTTTCAACACTAGAGATTCCATTATCTGAACTATCCGATAAAATTGACGTATTACAGCAATTTGACACTTTGGTGTTTATTTGTAAAAGCGGGGTGAGGAGCAGGAAAGCACTTGATGAAATATCAGGAATCCTTCCACTGAAGCAACTTTACCATTGCGAAAATGGTATAAATATATTTGAAGATGAAAAAAAGTTTTGTTAA
- a CDS encoding molybdenum cofactor biosynthesis protein MoaE, translating to MKKSFVNGAISPEKIATSIANHQHKTNIGGHAIFLGQVRADEIEGRVVKAIEFTAYEALAEHKFEVIREDIFAKYPLVCMHMYHSLGRIGTGEICLFVFTSSKHRKAAQQACDELVERIKAEVPIWGKEIFEDETHQWKENN from the coding sequence ATGAAAAAAAGTTTTGTTAACGGAGCCATCTCTCCGGAAAAAATCGCGACCAGTATCGCGAATCATCAGCATAAAACCAATATCGGTGGACACGCCATTTTTTTAGGCCAGGTACGGGCAGACGAAATAGAAGGGAGGGTTGTAAAAGCTATAGAATTTACTGCTTATGAAGCACTTGCCGAGCATAAATTTGAGGTAATTCGGGAAGATATTTTCGCAAAATACCCATTGGTCTGTATGCACATGTATCACAGTTTAGGCAGAATCGGGACAGGTGAAATCTGTCTTTTCGTATTTACTTCTTCCAAACACCGAAAGGCGGCCCAACAGGCCTGTGACGAACTGGTAGAGAGGATAAAAGCCGAAGTCCCGATCTGGGGAAAGGAAATCTTTGAAGATGAAACCCATCAATGGAAAGAGAATAACTAA
- the moaCB gene encoding bifunctional molybdenum cofactor biosynthesis protein MoaC/MoaB, with the protein MVDITHKNNSLRIAVAKAVVAVSKPETILALENKTVPKGDVFEMAKTAGLFAAKRTSDMIPDCHPLPIEYTKISYEISGLEVSIFVEIKTIYKTGVEVEAMHAASVVALTFYDMLKPIDKEIEIKNIRLLEKKGGKSDKKEHFEQPIKTSVLVCSDSISEGKKEDFSGKIILEKLKSEPVEICSYDIIPDGVENIQTQIAKYISNKVELILITGGTGLSKRDFTPEAIKPILNTEIPGIGEHLRQYGQNRMPYSILSRSIGGLIGDTLVIALPGSTNGAKESMEALFPSVLHIFKMIHSGKH; encoded by the coding sequence ATGGTAGATATAACGCATAAAAATAATTCATTAAGAATCGCTGTGGCAAAAGCAGTCGTAGCTGTAAGCAAGCCAGAAACGATTTTGGCACTGGAAAACAAGACCGTTCCGAAAGGTGATGTATTCGAAATGGCAAAAACTGCCGGTCTTTTTGCCGCTAAAAGAACTTCGGATATGATACCCGACTGCCATCCGCTACCTATTGAATATACCAAGATCAGTTATGAGATTTCGGGTTTGGAGGTTTCCATTTTTGTGGAAATAAAAACCATCTACAAAACTGGTGTAGAAGTGGAGGCGATGCACGCCGCATCTGTAGTGGCACTTACGTTCTATGATATGCTAAAACCCATTGATAAAGAGATTGAAATTAAAAACATCAGGCTATTAGAAAAAAAAGGTGGCAAATCGGATAAAAAAGAGCACTTCGAGCAACCTATAAAAACCTCAGTGCTGGTTTGTTCAGACAGCATTTCAGAAGGTAAGAAAGAAGACTTTTCCGGAAAAATCATTTTGGAGAAACTGAAATCCGAGCCAGTAGAAATCTGCAGTTATGATATTATACCAGATGGTGTAGAAAATATCCAAACCCAAATTGCGAAATACATTTCAAATAAGGTAGAATTGATTTTGATTACCGGTGGCACAGGGCTTTCTAAAAGAGATTTTACACCTGAAGCCATCAAACCTATCCTGAACACAGAAATCCCGGGAATTGGCGAACATTTAAGACAATACGGGCAAAACCGGATGCCCTATTCTATCTTGTCACGAAGCATCGGTGGGCTCATTGGTGACACATTGGTCATCGCCTTACCCGGTTCTACAAATGGTGCAAAAGAATCTATGGAAGCGCTCTTTCCGTCAGTTCTACATATTTTCAAAATGATACATTCAGGAAAACATTAG
- the pckA gene encoding phosphoenolpyruvate carboxykinase (ATP) — MKNIKIIQQLHNLGITGYQEVMYNPTYEELYKAEVSPENKGFEQGVVTESGAVAVKTGIFTGRSPKDRFIVKDDVTKDTIYWDGKVNLPTTAEVFESCKQLVLKQLSTSKKLYVVDAFCGTNPDTRLKVRFIMEVAWQAHFVTNMFIRPSNYELENFGEPDFIVMNGSKTTNPDWKEQGLNSENFVMFNLTEKIQIIGGTWYGGEMKKGMFAMMNYFLPLKGMASMHCSANVGDDGDVALFFGLSGTGKTTLSADPKRYLIGDDEHGWDNNGVFNYEGGCYAKVIDLTEEKEPDIYKAIRRDSLLENVVVNEAGEADYTDNSITENTRVSYPIYHISKIVLPSKAGHAKKIVYLSADAFGVLPPVSVLNDDQAQYHFLCGYTSKLAGTERGITAPEPSFSPAFGEAFLTLHPTMYSKTLIGKMKEHGAKAYLVNTGWNGTGKRISLKDTRAIIDAIIDGSIDKAEKITVPIMNLEIPTALPNVSEGILDPRDTYKDVAEWEEKARDLAARYIQNFEQYCDNDEAKRLVAAGPQL; from the coding sequence ATGAAGAACATCAAAATCATTCAGCAATTACACAATCTGGGAATCACTGGTTACCAAGAAGTCATGTACAACCCTACCTACGAAGAGCTTTACAAAGCTGAAGTTTCTCCGGAAAACAAAGGTTTCGAGCAAGGGGTGGTAACAGAATCGGGCGCTGTGGCGGTAAAGACCGGTATTTTCACAGGACGTTCGCCAAAAGACCGTTTCATTGTAAAGGATGATGTCACCAAAGACACCATTTACTGGGATGGCAAAGTAAACTTACCGACTACTGCTGAAGTTTTTGAAAGTTGCAAACAGTTAGTACTCAAACAGCTTTCTACCTCTAAAAAATTATATGTAGTAGACGCATTTTGCGGTACCAATCCGGATACAAGGCTTAAAGTGCGTTTTATTATGGAAGTGGCTTGGCAGGCACATTTCGTAACCAATATGTTCATCCGTCCTTCAAATTATGAACTTGAAAATTTTGGCGAGCCCGATTTCATCGTGATGAACGGTTCTAAAACAACCAACCCAGATTGGAAAGAACAAGGTTTGAATTCAGAGAACTTCGTGATGTTCAACCTTACCGAGAAAATCCAAATCATTGGCGGTACATGGTACGGAGGGGAAATGAAGAAAGGGATGTTCGCGATGATGAACTACTTCCTCCCACTGAAAGGTATGGCCTCTATGCACTGTTCTGCTAACGTAGGTGACGATGGGGATGTAGCCTTATTCTTCGGACTGTCCGGAACCGGTAAAACCACCCTTTCTGCCGACCCGAAACGTTACCTGATCGGTGATGACGAGCATGGCTGGGATAATAACGGCGTATTTAATTATGAAGGTGGTTGTTACGCGAAAGTGATTGACCTAACCGAAGAAAAAGAACCGGATATTTATAAAGCGATCAGACGCGATTCGTTACTCGAAAATGTGGTTGTAAACGAAGCTGGCGAAGCAGACTATACTGATAATTCAATTACCGAGAATACTAGGGTATCTTATCCGATTTATCACATCAGCAAAATCGTATTGCCATCTAAAGCCGGCCATGCGAAGAAAATTGTTTACTTATCAGCAGATGCTTTCGGCGTATTGCCACCGGTTTCTGTACTGAACGATGACCAGGCACAATACCATTTCCTTTGCGGTTATACTTCTAAACTGGCCGGTACAGAGCGCGGCATCACGGCGCCAGAGCCTTCCTTCTCACCAGCATTCGGGGAAGCTTTCCTTACACTTCATCCAACGATGTATTCAAAAACATTAATTGGTAAGATGAAAGAACATGGTGCAAAAGCCTATTTGGTAAACACTGGCTGGAATGGTACCGGAAAACGAATTTCACTGAAAGATACCCGTGCGATAATTGATGCGATTATTGATGGTTCCATCGATAAGGCAGAGAAAATTACAGTGCCTATCATGAATCTTGAAATTCCTACCGCGCTTCCTAATGTATCAGAAGGGATTTTAGACCCACGTGATACCTACAAGGATGTTGCAGAATGGGAAGAAAAGGCGCGCGATTTGGCTGCACGCTATATCCAGAATTTCGAGCAGTATTGCGACAACGATGAAGCAAAACGTCTTGTTGCGGCAGGGCCACAACTTTAG
- a CDS encoding GYDIA family GHMP kinase, producing MTGKIFSPGKLLLTSEYTVLDGALALAVPTKWGQEFFFEEILGNDSLIIWEAYHQNQPWLKARINYQTWEIEETNLPEAALFIVKVLKNIQRLSDQKLQSVDICYKLRTNLQFPADYGLGSSSTLMNNLAEWAGIDAFLLNQESLGGSGYDIAVAKERSAVLYQTSGNERIVQRVRYAPSFKNQLVFVHLNQKQDSREGIKMYRSREKSNALIEWFSALTKEVILCEDLDAFSEMMTLHEQKLSNHLLIKTIREKFFQDCPVFVKSLGAWGGDFIMTRKFQDYEAYFKELGFSNIFGWDDIIN from the coding sequence ATGACGGGTAAAATTTTCTCTCCGGGGAAACTCTTGCTTACTTCAGAATATACCGTGCTTGACGGTGCTTTGGCTCTTGCCGTACCTACAAAATGGGGGCAAGAGTTTTTTTTTGAAGAAATTCTTGGCAATGACAGCCTCATTATTTGGGAAGCGTATCATCAAAACCAGCCATGGTTAAAAGCACGCATTAATTACCAGACCTGGGAAATTGAAGAGACCAACCTTCCCGAAGCCGCTCTTTTCATTGTAAAAGTGTTGAAGAACATACAGCGGCTGTCTGATCAGAAATTACAATCGGTTGATATTTGTTATAAACTACGGACAAACCTACAGTTTCCCGCAGATTATGGCTTGGGCAGCAGTTCCACATTGATGAATAATCTTGCAGAATGGGCTGGTATCGACGCCTTTTTGCTGAACCAGGAAAGCCTCGGTGGCAGTGGTTACGATATCGCTGTGGCAAAAGAGCGGTCTGCGGTACTCTATCAGACCTCCGGAAATGAAAGAATAGTGCAGCGCGTGAGGTATGCACCATCTTTTAAAAATCAATTGGTTTTTGTGCATTTAAATCAAAAGCAAGACAGTCGCGAAGGCATCAAGATGTATCGTTCCCGCGAAAAATCAAACGCATTGATCGAGTGGTTTTCAGCACTGACAAAAGAAGTGATTCTGTGTGAAGATTTGGATGCTTTTTCTGAAATGATGACACTTCATGAGCAAAAATTGTCAAACCATCTTTTAATAAAAACCATCCGTGAAAAATTCTTTCAAGATTGCCCTGTTTTCGTGAAAAGCCTCGGGGCGTGGGGCGGCGACTTTATCATGACCAGAAAATTCCAGGATTACGAGGCATACTTCAAGGAACTTGGCTTCAGTAATATTTTTGGATGGGATGATATAATTAATTGA
- the fabD gene encoding ACP S-malonyltransferase: MKALVFPGQGSQFVGMGKELYDSRKDIKDLMDSANEILGFDIISLMFRGTDDDLKKTEVTQPSIFIHSVAALKAVNGQGAAMVAGHSLGEFSALVANGVLSFEDGLKLVSARAKAMQEACDANPSSMAAILGLADDKVEQICAAVEGIVVPANYNCPGQLVISGETSAVERACEKMKEAGAKRALLLPVNGAFHSPLMQPAQEKLASAIENTRFRKATIPVYQNITTTAITDPEEIKQNLIKQLTGPVKWTQSVQNMIKDGASTFIEVGPGKTLQGLIKKINSDVDVSTAI; this comes from the coding sequence ATGAAAGCACTTGTATTTCCTGGGCAGGGATCACAGTTTGTAGGGATGGGAAAGGAGTTATATGATTCCCGGAAAGACATCAAAGATTTGATGGATTCTGCCAATGAAATTTTAGGTTTCGACATAATTTCTCTCATGTTCCGTGGGACAGACGATGATCTTAAAAAAACAGAAGTCACTCAACCTTCTATCTTCATTCATTCCGTAGCCGCGCTGAAAGCGGTGAACGGACAGGGTGCCGCCATGGTTGCCGGCCATTCTCTTGGCGAATTTTCTGCCTTGGTGGCAAACGGCGTTCTTTCCTTCGAAGACGGATTGAAACTGGTTTCTGCACGCGCCAAAGCCATGCAGGAGGCGTGTGATGCCAACCCAAGCTCCATGGCCGCAATTTTAGGCCTTGCGGATGATAAAGTAGAACAAATTTGCGCCGCTGTTGAAGGCATTGTAGTGCCGGCCAATTATAATTGTCCGGGGCAATTAGTAATTTCTGGGGAGACATCCGCGGTTGAGCGTGCGTGTGAAAAAATGAAGGAGGCAGGTGCCAAGCGCGCTTTGTTATTACCGGTTAACGGTGCTTTCCATTCTCCGCTGATGCAGCCTGCACAGGAGAAACTGGCTTCTGCTATTGAAAACACGCGTTTCCGGAAAGCGACCATCCCTGTGTATCAGAATATTACAACCACAGCCATCACCGATCCTGAGGAAATCAAACAAAACCTCATCAAACAGCTTACAGGCCCTGTAAAATGGACACAATCTGTACAGAATATGATTAAGGACGGAGCCTCCACCTTTATAGAAGTAGGCCCGGGTAAAACGCTTCAGGGATTAATTAAAAAAATCAACAGCGACGTAGATGTTTCTACCGCTATTTAA
- a CDS encoding LysM peptidoglycan-binding domain-containing protein — MTKKIFITSGLIAFAAMNAQAIHTVVKGDTPYNISKKYGISVNELYQLNPKVQDGKISIGESLVVNKSTAKTSGTAQPALGKIVLKPKQTIYGITKQYQISEAELRRLNPELDSRMKIGDEVILPQANIAKYGDATAPVPVEANPAVISQSPADISIDENTYQIQEKDNYYKLTRKFNLTQKQLFALNPGLEEKGLKPGEFIIIKGSVAETSAPKTAETNTYTTTSVSDEYVTYTVQSGDTVFGILNRFGVALDELLSLNPQLSQGLKAGMILKIKKLEAGYVKKSGDALNVVLMLPFGFDTGDAKFRTLSLDFLTGAKLAIERNASKGQKLDIKVIDAGNEASFKNSLTQINAGNTDLIIGPFFKSSVLQVLDYVKTQKIPVVAPFANSDDLLKFDNLILVETNKLVYAERIVKEVKDVYSDQKIYIMSDSDKSNANYLKTQLDKTLRNASVIVVNSAADIKLDQNMMTGQAVPVIAILASEEDADGEAFANRMMALSKEANNIRAFSMYYSPVFERKVDELSQANLVYLMDRKIDAEGSFEKEILAEYKQKYCKTPPKYAIIGFDIVNDMLSRENKKGEIFKQINKVQTQLATKFEFEKTRNGAYVNKGYRVVRLVPN, encoded by the coding sequence ATGACGAAAAAGATTTTCATCACCTCCGGTTTAATTGCATTTGCCGCTATGAATGCCCAGGCCATCCACACGGTGGTAAAGGGTGATACACCGTATAATATTTCTAAGAAATACGGTATTTCTGTAAATGAGTTGTACCAGTTAAACCCAAAAGTGCAGGACGGAAAAATCTCTATCGGCGAATCGCTGGTTGTAAATAAATCTACTGCCAAAACATCGGGCACTGCCCAGCCAGCACTCGGTAAAATTGTGCTGAAGCCCAAGCAAACCATCTATGGGATCACCAAGCAATACCAGATTTCGGAGGCTGAACTCCGCCGGTTGAATCCCGAATTAGATTCGCGTATGAAAATTGGTGATGAAGTAATATTGCCCCAAGCCAATATTGCCAAATACGGCGATGCGACTGCTCCTGTACCAGTGGAAGCCAATCCTGCAGTAATCTCACAAAGCCCTGCTGATATAAGTATTGATGAAAATACCTATCAAATACAGGAAAAAGACAATTATTACAAACTTACACGCAAGTTTAATCTTACACAGAAGCAACTTTTCGCACTTAATCCAGGCCTTGAGGAAAAAGGATTGAAACCAGGCGAATTTATCATCATTAAAGGATCAGTAGCAGAAACTTCCGCACCTAAAACGGCGGAAACAAATACTTATACGACTACCAGTGTTTCTGATGAGTACGTCACTTATACCGTACAGAGTGGGGATACTGTTTTTGGTATCCTGAACAGATTCGGGGTTGCGCTTGATGAGTTGCTTTCCCTTAATCCTCAGCTTTCCCAAGGATTGAAGGCTGGTATGATACTTAAAATCAAGAAACTCGAAGCCGGATATGTGAAAAAATCTGGCGACGCACTGAATGTGGTGCTTATGCTGCCTTTCGGGTTTGATACCGGGGATGCCAAGTTCCGTACACTTTCGCTGGACTTCCTTACCGGAGCCAAACTGGCCATCGAACGCAATGCTTCAAAAGGCCAGAAACTTGATATTAAAGTGATTGATGCGGGTAATGAAGCAAGTTTCAAAAACTCCCTTACCCAGATAAATGCTGGAAATACCGATTTGATCATTGGGCCATTTTTCAAATCAAGCGTGCTGCAGGTACTGGATTATGTGAAAACGCAGAAGATCCCTGTCGTAGCGCCGTTTGCAAATTCTGATGATTTACTGAAGTTTGATAATCTTATTTTAGTTGAAACGAATAAATTAGTTTATGCGGAGAGAATCGTAAAAGAGGTAAAAGACGTGTATTCTGACCAGAAGATTTACATAATGTCAGATTCCGATAAATCCAATGCGAACTATCTTAAGACCCAATTGGATAAAACCTTAAGGAACGCCAGCGTTATTGTGGTAAATTCGGCTGCGGACATCAAACTCGATCAGAATATGATGACGGGGCAGGCAGTCCCGGTAATCGCTATACTTGCCAGTGAAGAAGATGCGGACGGCGAGGCGTTTGCAAACAGGATGATGGCTCTCTCAAAGGAAGCAAATAACATCCGCGCGTTCAGTATGTATTATTCCCCGGTTTTTGAGAGAAAAGTAGATGAGCTCAGCCAAGCCAATCTGGTGTACCTGATGGACAGAAAAATTGATGCAGAAGGCAGCTTCGAGAAGGAAATACTTGCCGAATACAAACAGAAATACTGCAAAACACCACCAAAATATGCCATCATTGGTTTCGATATCGTGAATGATATGCTGAGCCGCGAAAATAAAAAAGGAGAAATTTTTAAACAAATCAATAAAGTTCAGACACAACTCGCTACTAAATTCGAGTTTGAGAAAACCCGCAATGGCGCTTACGTCAACAAGGGTTACCGCGTGGTACGTCTGGTACCGAACTAA